A DNA window from Zingiber officinale cultivar Zhangliang chromosome 3A, Zo_v1.1, whole genome shotgun sequence contains the following coding sequences:
- the LOC122053085 gene encoding histone H3.2 produces MARTKQTARKSTGGKAPRKQLATKAARKSAPATGGVKKPHRFRPGTVALREIRKYQKSTELLIRKLPFQRLVREIAQDFKTDLRFQSSAVAALQEAAEAYLVGLFEDTNLCAIHAKRVTIMPKDIQLARRIRGERA; encoded by the coding sequence ATGGCCAGGACGAAGCAGACGGCGCGGAAGTCTACCGGCGGCAAGGCGCCGAGGAAGCAGTTGGCGACGAAGGCGGCAAGGAAGTCGGCCCCCGCGACCGGCGGCGTGAAGAAGCCCCACCGATTCCGTCCGGGCACGGTGGCGCTGAGGGAGATCCGCAAGTACCAGAAGAGCACGGAGTTGCTGATCCGGAAGCTGCCGTTCCAGCGCCTGGTGCGCGAGATCGCACAGGACTTCAAGACCGATCTCCGTTTCCAGAGCTCCGCCGTCGCTGCCCTGCAGGAGGCCGCGGAGGCCTACTTGGTCGGACTCTTCGAGGACACCAACCTCTGCGCGATCCACGCCAAGAGGGTTACCATCATGCCCAAGGACATCCAACTCGCCCGTAGGATCCGTGGCGAGAGGGCTTAA